A single Hemitrygon akajei chromosome 29, sHemAka1.3, whole genome shotgun sequence DNA region contains:
- the LOC140718340 gene encoding lysophosphatidic acid receptor 6 → MDSLGSPSSSRNCSYEAHFQYYLFPAVYTIVFVLGLTGNVLALCIFIKNTKNTSPSFIYIASLFVVDIIYICTLPFRIHYHMKKNNWIFGDITCRITGTLYFANIYISVTFLSLICMDRYIAVVYPRKYFRMRGTKIPRMTSALVWAVALSIMLPLIFSGSLNNIRPNNTTACFENFDAEAYSKKMAVYHIMPFLFGFLIPFAIIIIFYPLAAKKIAQLKNNIHKEKALRMIWVIMVISILCFVPYHITHLLYFLARLDFIQNCAFGNFLYKIRRVTMALVSLNCCLDPLIYFFATNKFKLNYGRRRRAVQNVYSIAWHPTEG, encoded by the coding sequence ATGGACAGCTTGGGATCACCTTCCTCATCCAGAAACTGCAGCTATGAGGCTCACTTCCAGTACTATCTGTTTCCAGCAGTATATACCATTGTGTTTGTTCTGGGCCTGACTGGCAACGTCTTAGCCCTGTGCATATTTATAAAGAACACTAAGAACACCAGCCCATCCTTCATCTACATTGCAAGCCTGTTTGTCGTGGACATCATTTACATTTGCACTTTGCCCTTCAGAATCCATTACCACATGAAAAAGAACAACTGGATCTTTGGGGACATCACGTGTCGGATCACGGGGACCCTCTACTTTGCCAACATTTACATCAGCGTCACTTTCCTCAGCCTGATTTGCATGGACCGCTACATTGCAGTGGTCTACCCTAGAAAATACTTCAGGATGAGAGGCACAAAGATCCCGCGAATGACCTCGGCTCTGGTGTGGGCAGTGGCCTTATCCATCATGCTCCCCTTAATCTTCAGTGGCTCACTGAACAACATCCGGCCAAACAACACGACAGCTTGCTTCGAGAACTTCGACGCTGAGGCTTACAGCAAAAAGATGGCGGTGTATCACATTATGCCATTCCTCTTCGGTTTCCTCATCCCATTTgcaattattattatattttaccCCCTAGCCGCTAAGAAAATAGCCCAACTTAAAAACAACATCCACAAGGAAAAGGCTTTGAGGATGATCTGGGTCATTATGGTGATCTCAATTCTTTGCTTCGTCCCATATCACATCACCCACTTACTCTATTTCCTAGCTCGCTTGGACTTCATTCAGAACTGTGCTTTTGGTAACTTTCTCTACAAGATCCGGCGGGTTACAATGGCCTTGGTCAGCCTTAACTGCTGCCTGGACCCTCTGATATATTTCTTTGCAACCAACAAATTCAAGCTAAATTATGGAAGGAGAAGGAGAGCAGTTCAGAATGTTTACAGCATTGCCTGGCATCCTACTGAGGGTTGA